The genomic stretch GACATCTATCGGCGGCAACCCCGCCGCCCGCAGCATCCGCGCCGAGATCTGCTGATTGCCGCGCCCAAGGACAAAGCCCTGTCCGCCCACAACCGTCAGCACAATCCGCACGCGCCGCCCGTCAACCCGCGCGATCAGCGCGCTTTCGTCCAGATCACGGGCCACGACCCGGCCCTTTTCGGCCAGATCGACCCCCAGCAGGGTGCCGCCCCCCAGCCGGTCCTTGAGCGCCATCATCGTGGCCCCCGGCCCCAGCACATAGACCGTATCCGCGGCCATTCCGGCGACATAGGACGCCAGCGCGGCGTCCATCTCGCCCACCAGATCGGTGCCGCCCGCCTTGGGGTTCTGCCGCGCGCCAGAGCTGTCCAGAGGCGTCCGCGCCACCGTGTACAACCGCGCTGACAGCCGTCCGGCCCGGCGCTCCGCCTCATCCAGATCCAGAATTTCCACCATCTCGGTGCGGCGCTGCGGGTCCGCAAGGAACGCCGCCGCCATCCGGCCCGCGCGCTCCGGGCTACGGGCAAACACCCCCGAATGCATCTTGACCCCCGACGGCACGCCAAGGATCGGCACACCGTCAGCGTTTGCCGCACAGATGTCGCGTGCGGTGCCGTCCCCCCCAGCGAACAGGATCAGATCCACCTTGCCCTGCATCGCCGCCACCGCTGCGGCGGTGTCTTCGGCGGTGCCATGAACCGCCCCCGGCCCTGTCAATGTGGTGCCTTCAGTGGCCAGCGGTCCGGCCAAGATCGGCAAGTCGCTGGTTTGGCGAAAGGCCTGCAGCGCCCGGTCGGCACGCAGGGGGGCCAACGGCGTGCGTCCCTCGGCCGCCGCGCGGGCCGCAATATCCGACTCATCGCTGCCTTTGCGGGCCATGGCACCGCCCAAACCCGCGACCGGATTTATCACCAGACCCAGCCGAGACATCCTCCAGTACCGCCTTTTCGTACTTTTGTTCGCATATTGAAACACTGCCGAATCCCTCCGACTCGCGCAAGCGGAAAATCCGATGTGCCGGGCGTGGTGGTCGGAGGGCTAGATCAGGAAAGCAGATCGGCCGGGCCAGCGCCACCTGGCGTTGTTAGGTTGCTGATGTAAGGCTGAGTTTTTTGGTGAAGGCGAAGATCAAGCGGTCAACTCGGCCGGCTTTGTCAGGTTGTTCAGTCATGACGAGACCCAGAGCCGCGCTCCGCTCAGGCAACCATTTCAGCCGCATAGTTGTTCCACAGGCTGAACGCTTCAGCCCGAGATTGGCGGTAGGGTGCTGCGGATAGGCGGTGGCGTTTTGGACGGAAGATGGTCGCGGCCTGATCGTGGACGGACAGAAAACTCTGCGCCTGGTGTGGGGATTTGAAACGACCCATGATTTTTTCTCTTCGTCGTGTGTGTCGATGTGACGCCTCTCATCGGTTGTTCAAACCCTTGTGGGAGCGATGATCGACGCTTGGGCAAAGGTCACGGACGGCCACGCCATAGCTGCGCAGTTTGTCCGTCTCGAGGACGCGTGGCACACCCCATCGCTTCATCATCTTCAACAGGAACCGCTTGGCAGCATGGGTATTTCTGCGGCTTTGCATCAGGATCTCCAGTACATCTCCGTTTGCGTCGACCGCTCGCCAAAGCCAATGTTTTCGCCCTCGAATTGAAATCACGACCTCGTCCAGGTGCCATTTGTCGGCAGGAACCGGGCGATCACGACGGATCTTGGCCGCTATCTGCGTTCCGAATCGCTGGCACCATACCCGGATGCTTTCATACGAGACGATTACGCCCCTTTCGGCCATCAAATTCTCGACATCGCGCAGGCTCAGGCCAAACCGATGGTACGCCCAGATGGCATAAGAGATGATGGACCGAGGGAAGGGTCGTCAGCAGCTGATAGTCGGGAAGATCCGACAGCAACTCGACGGCCTGGGCCTCGATCTGATCGCGCTGCCGGATCAGGCTGCGTTCCTCTGCGAGAACGAGCCGGAACATGCGGACCGCATCAGAGTCAGGGTGGACCGGGAGCCCAACCGAACTGACGGCTGTTGCGTAAACATCTGAAAGCATTTGTGCTTTAGACACTTTTCGACCGACGACCTCCCAAGCATCAGAGATGAAGGCATCTCGGTTCATGGCCGTGATCATGTGCGGCGACGGATACGTCTCCAGAAGTGCCAAGTACCAATCCGTACGCGAGCTTCGGTGGAATCGTTCGGCCTCGGGAAAATACAGCGTGACCTGCCCCTTTTTTCAGGGCCAGTCGCAAGTCGAGCTTGTTCCCCTTTTGTGTGCCATCATTCGGCGGCGTGAGCAATGGGCGCAGGCGCGGAGCCATCAAGTAGCTCAAGCGGCTGCGCCCATTGCGTCTTGTCGAAGGGCCTCGCGGCTGCGAACTCCTCCGGTGTTTGATACTTCAAGCTGCTGTGCGGGCGCTCTGTGTTGTAATCGATCCTCCACTCTTCGATGATCTCGCGGGCCTCGCCGATGCTGGTGAACCAGTGCTGGTTCAGGCATTCCTCGCGGTATCGCCCGTTAAAGCTTTCGATATAGGCGTTCTGGGTCGGTTTTCCGGGGTCAATGAAATACAGCTGGACGCCGTGATCATCGGCCCAGCCGTCCATCGCGCGACCGCGCAGTTCCGGGCCATAACACCTTCGGAATGTTGTTGATGTTGAGGCTATGATTGCCTGCGCAGCCCCCAAATAGCGCAGCAGGTGATCATAGCCGGGTCTCAGGTCCCTACAGTGGTTTTGCACAAACCACGCCGCAAGGGAGACCGACTATGACCGATGCCACTATTGCACAAACCGAGCCTGTTTTGGTTGCGATTGATATCGCAAAGGCCCGCCATGAAGTCTTGATCGCTGTTCCGGGCCGAAAGCGCCGCCGCCGTTTGACCGTTCTCAACCAGCTCGACGAATTCAATCGATTGATCTCTACACTCTCAGAGTATGATCGTCCTGTCCGCGCGGCTTTTGAGGCTACAGGCAATTACCATCGCGCTCTCGCTTACCGGCTTGGGGTGGCCGGTTTCGATGTGAAGCTGGTGTCTTCGGTCGCATTGGCGCGCACCCGTGAGGCTTTGAACAACAGTTGGGACAAGAACGATCCGAAAGACGCGCAAGTCATCCTGCATATGATGCTGATCGGGAACGAGCAGTTTTACCACGACCCAATGCTGAGCGGTACGAATGATCTTCAGGAGTTGTCCAAGACGCACGACATAGTCTCGCGCTCAAAGACGGAACTTTGGCATCGGGTGCTGACCCACTACCTGCCGCTGTATTGGCCCGAGGCTGACCGCTTTCATCGCAGCTCACGCAGCGATTGGTTCTTTGCCTTTCTCGAACGTTATCCTTCACCGCATTTCATCTCTGCCATGGACCAAGAGGCTTTCATTGCAGATGCTTGGGACGTGGTCGGCCGCAAAGTGTCAAAAGAACGTTTGCTTGCAGATATTTATCAGACCGCCAAGTTCTCTGTAGGCCTGCCAATTGCGCCGGACTCCGACGCTGCAAGGATGTTCCGTTTGGTCTTGGGTGAAGGGCGCGGCCTGATTGCCAAACGCAACGAGATTGAGGATCGCGCCGTTGAGCTTCTCAAGACCAACGACGACTATCAACTGCTAACATCCATCCCAGGGATCGGGCCGATCAACGCGCTGACCATCCTTGCAGAAGCAGGCGATCTGCGCCGCTTTCGGCATCACCGCCAATTTTTGAAGTTCTGTGGGATGGACCTCGCAACGATCCAGTCGGGCACATTCCGTGGCCAAACCAAGCTCTCAAAATATGGGAATGCCAGATTACGCCGCACGCTCTGGATGGCCGGTCAGGTCGCCATCATGCAAAAGACCAACAGCTTCCGCGACAAGTTCGAGCGTTACATCGCCAAGGATCGTCAAAACACGCATTTACGTCGCAAGGCGTATACCGCAATCGCCGCAAAAATGGCCCGCACCGTGCATGGGATAATAAACCGCGGCGAACCCTATCGTCCCTTCTTTGAGGGATGATTGACAGCAGAAGGACCTTTCTCTGTAAGGGCCGTAGAGGCGAGCATTCGACCTCGTAGATAATGTTCAGGCCTTCTGCTCAACGACCCGAAGATCTCGTCTTAAGGACGGTGAGAGCCGCAATAAGCGTACTCTGTGTTTGTTATGGGAGAGACATGTTGTTGACCAAAATGCCGAACTGACACACATTCGAACGTGCTGGAACGCTTCAGCATGACAATGACCTGATGCCAAATCAGCCAATTATTCCGCGCATAGGACGTTATCGACGACCAGGATATCGGGGTATCCACGCTCGCGGGCAACGCGCTCCAGCATGTCCACGACCCGCTCGCCGGGCAGTGAAAAGTCCACCTCGATGGCCGGGCACTCGCGGGTGCAGTCGTCTTTGAGGTTGGCGGTGCGGAACTTGCGGCCATTGGCCAGCGCGTCGCTGGTGAAGTCGAGCGACCAGCGCTGGTTGGGGGCAATCGGGCACCAGTTGCCCTCGCGCGCCTCGCGGGGGATCTTCTTGCGCTTTGTGCGGCGCAGCCACAGGCGTTCTTCGCGGTAGATGCGCTCGACCACCTTCACGTTCACCCTGAAGCCCTCACGGACCAGCTTGGCATGCAGCATGCGATAGCCATACCGCCGGTGCTTGCCTGACAGGGTAATCAGGCGCTCTCTCAGTCGCGCGTGGCGGTCTGGCCGGGCCTGATAGACCAGGCTCGACCGTGAAATCCCGACCAGCCTGCACGCTCGCCGCTCCGTGAACTGATGCTCATCCATCAGCCTCTTCACGGCATCCCGGCGGCGTGCAGGCGTCAGGAGTTTTTTGCCAGCAGCCCCTTGAGACCGGCGTTATCCAGCATGGCATCCGCCAGAAGCCGCTTCAGCTCCGCATTCTCGGCTTCCAGATCCTTCAGCCGGCGCAGCTCGGAAACCGTCATGCCGCCATACTTGGCCTTCCACTTGTAGAGCGTGGCGTTCGACATGCCGTGCTTGCGGCATAACTCCGAGACCTTCGCCCCGGCCGCATACTCCTGCAGGATCCCGACAATCTGTTCCTCGGTGAAACGTGATTTGCGCATCGTCTGTTCTCCTCGTCGTTTTGAACGTTACGAGAACAAACTCTACTTTTGAATGGCCCAGTTCTTTGGGGGCAGGTCAAGCGGCAGGTAATGTGTCAGGATGCGATGCCAGAGTTCGGTCTTCGAGCGCGAGACGATCTCGTGGGTCTTCGACAGTTCCTGAATGTCGGCGGTACCGGTGACAAGCGGGTCATGGAAGAATTGCACAGATCCGATCTCCAGCATGTGCAGGATGACTTGGGCGTCCTTCGGATCGTTCTTGTCCCAGCTATTGTGCAGGACTTCGCGTGTACGAGAGGTGGTCCCGGATTTTCGACCAGTTTGCCGCCTTGCTAAGCTATAGCATTGGTTTCATTTCAGGCGGCGGCCTTCAGGTCCGGAGATCGTCTACCATAGGCCTCGTCCGGCGTCAGGAGCCCATGTGATGAGTGCGGGCGTCTTTCGTTGTAATAGGTGATCCAGTCACCGATCCCGTTGCGGGCTTCGGAACCGGTTTCGAAGGCGTTCAAGTAGACGCATTCGTATTTGAGGGATCGCCATAGCCGTTCGATCATCCGGTTGTCGATCCAGCGCCCCCGACCATCCATCGAGATTTTGACCTTCGCATCGCGCAACACCTCGGTGAAATCGGTGCTGGTGAATTGCGAACCTTGATCGGTGTTGAATATCTCGGGGACACCGTATCCGGCCAGCGCTTCTTTCAAAGCCTCAACGCAAAACCTCGCGTCCATGCTGTTCGAGAGCCGCCAGCTCAGCACCTTCCGGCTATGCCAGTCCATGACGGCCACGAGATAAAGAAAACCACGGCGCATGGGAATGTAGCTGATGTCAGCACACCAGACCTGGTTGGGCCGGGTGATTGGCAAGTCCTTCAGAAGATATGGATATATCTTGTGCTCCGGGTGCTTCTTGCTGGTCTTCGGTTCCTGGTAGATCGGCACCAACCGCATGAGCTTCATCAGCCGCCGCACACGATGCCGCCCGCATTTATGTCCCGCGCGAGCCAAGTGCCGGGCCATTTGCCGGGACCCATACCACGGCGTCTCCAAGAACTGCCGATCGATAATTTCCATAAACTTCAGGTTCTCGGCGCTTTCACCGCGCGGCTGGTAGTAGAGGCTTGAGCGTGCCAGTGTCAGCAGGCTGCATTGCCGCCGGACGCTGAGATCAGGATGGTCTTTCTTCACCGCTTTTTGCCTCCAGCGCCGAGGACGAAACTGGAGGCTTCCGACAAAAAATCCCGTTCCACGACCAACTGCCCGATCTTTCCTGTCGCACATGCAGGCATGTGCTGTCGGACAGTGGGACGTGTAGCTTTTCGACCTCTGCCGCCGATATCGTCGGCTCCGCGGTCGCCTGGCCATTGAAGGCTGCGGCCATGTTCTCGATCACAGTCCTCTTCCAGCCGCTGATCATCGTGGGGTGGATGCCATACTTCTTGGCAAGTTCGGCTGTCGTCAGCTCCTCCCGGATGGCTTCCAGAGCCTCCTTCGCCTTGAACTCTGCCGAATAGCGTTTCCGTTTGGTCATTTCTGTGCGTTCTTCCTCAGGCGCTACAGCTTAGCACCTGGTCCGAAATCCCGCGACCACCTCTCCGATAGACACGCTTGTGGTTCCAGCCGTAGCCTTGAACGTTGCGCAGGTACAAAAAACACAGGCCAAAACCCCAGGAGCGCTTGTTCGCTGTCAGGCGTTCCAGCCAGTCGGCAATCTCCTCGTTCTCATCGCTTAAAACAGGGCTGTAACGATAACACGTCTCACTGATCTCAAAGGCACGGCAGGCCAACGCAATGCTGACCCCGTGTCGTGCTACCGCATTCATGGCCATCTCTCGCCTCTGAGACGGCCTTAACGCTTTTTTCCAAGGGCTTCCTTCAGCAGATCATTCTGCATGCTCATCTCAGCATACATACGCTTCAGGCGACGGTTCTCTTCGGCCATGCCCTTCATCTCAGAAATCAAAGATGCATCCATCCCCCCAAACTTCGCACGCCACTTATAAAAGCTGGCGCTGCTCATCCCGGGCTCACGGCAAAGCTCCGAGACCGGCACACCGCCCTCTGCCTGCTTCAGGATCGCCATGATCTGCGCGTCGCTGTATCGTCCATTCTTCATCGTAAATCTCCTCAGATATCTTGCCGAGAAAATTCTACTTTTGAACACTACTAATCTTAGGGGGGATTACCTTCTGAGTTTGCATTAGCACCGCTTATGCGGACGTCGCTACATCAGCAACCTCACGCCAGTTATCGTGACAACACCCATTGCGCAGGTGCGGTGCAATTTTGTCATGGTTGACAGCGTCGATTGGGAATGGCGTTTGCGCTCAGAAATCCAGCCCGAAATCCAGTGTCTGTGCCGAATGTGTCAGCGCTCCGGAGGAGATATAGCCCACGCCCGTCGCCGCGACCTCGGCAATCCGGTCGAGCCGCATGTTGCCCGAAGCTTCGAGAGTGACGCGTCCGGCGGTCATTTCCACCGCTTTCACAAGAGATTGCGTCGTCATGTTGTCCAACAGGACGACATCCGCACCACCTTCATCCAGAACTTCTGCCAACTGGTCCAGCCGGTCGACTTCGATCTCGCAGCGCACCATGTGCGATGCCTGCGCCTTCACAGCCCGAAGTACGGGACGGATACCTCCGGCGGCGGCTATGTGGTTGTCCTTGATCAGGATTGCATCAGACAGGCTGAAGCGGTGGTTGAACCCGCCGCCATGCAGCACCGCCTGTTTTTCGACCAACCGAAGACCCGGCGTGGTCTTGCGGGTGCAGGTGATACGGGTCTTCGTGCCCGCGGTCTTGGCCACGAAAGCGGCGGTCAGCGTGGCAATGCCCGAAAGCCGCCCGGCAAAGTTCAACGCGACGCGTTCGGCCGACAGGATCGACGCGGCGTTGCCACTGATCTCCATCAGCAGGTCGCCTGACCGGATCGCGTCGCCATCCGTCTTGTGCGCAGTGACCTTTAGCGCGGGATCGACCAGTCGAAAGGCCAGCGCGGCTATCTGGAGGCCGGAAACCACACCAGCCTCACGCGCGTTCAATTGCGCGGCGTAGGTGCAGCCGGCGGGAATAACGGTGCGGGTGGTTATGTCACCGTATGTACCCAGATCTTCGATCAGCGCGGCGCGGACCAGTGGTTCTAGGATCAGGTCGGGCAGGGGACTTGGGCTCATGCCGGTTCCTTTCGGATGGTGGCGTCACGTACAGTCAAGGCGTCTGTCAGAGTGAAGAGCGATCGCTCGCCGGTTTCACCTGCCGGTTCGGGATAGTCACTGCGGAAATGCGCGCCGCGACTTTCGCGGCGCAGCAGGGCGGCGGCGGCGATCAGCGTGGCAGTGGCGGTCATGTTCCGCAGCACGTCGCAACCCGGCTGGGCCGCTTCGATCCGGGCGATCTTAGCCAGAGTGTCGGAGAGACCCTGTGCATCGCGGATGACACCTGCGCCTTCGGTCATGGCATGCCGCAACTGCGCGACCAAGGCTGGATCGGGGCCTTCGGCTGTTGGCAGATCGGGCAGAGCCACCGTTGGTGCGCTACGCGAAGCTGGCAGCGCCGCGTCTATGGATAGCGCGCATCGTTGACCGTAAACCAGCGCTTCCAGCAGGCCGTTCGAGGCAAGACGGTTAGCGCCGTGAAGTCCTGTCGAAGCAACCTCGCCACATGCCCAGAGACCGGGGAGCGAGCTTTGCCCCTGCGGGTCCGTGGCCACGCCGCCCATGTGGTAATGGGCGGCGGCGGCGACCGGGATCGGATGTTTCACCGGATCGACACCCGCCTGCCGACAGGCCGCGGCCACCGCGGGGAAATCCGTTCGGATCCTCAAGCCAAGTGCGGCACGGGTGTCCAGCGCCGGGGCCAGCCCGGCCTTGGTTTGCGCATAGACGGCGCGGGCCACAATGTCGCGCGGGGCAAGTTCGGCATCGGGATGCGCCGCCAGCATGAAACGTTCACCGTTGCGGTCGGTCAGAATTGCGCCTTCGCCGCGCAACGCTTCGGTCGCAAGGGGGGCGGGGTCGAGGCCAAAGGCAAGGGCGGTCGGATGAAACTGGACGAACTCTGCATCGGCGATCCGCGCGCCTGCGCGGGCAGCCATGCCAATGACTTGTCCCTGGATGCGTGGCGGATTGGTAGTCAGGGCAAAAAGACCACCGGACCCGCCGCCCGCCAGCAGAACGGCGGCGCCGCGTAGCAGAATGCTCTCGCTCTGTGCGTCGCCGCAGCGGGCGACCGCAACACCCGTGACTCGATCACCCATTACCTCGAGCCGCGTGGCCATAACCCCTTCGAGTACCTGAATATGGTCGGCCTCGTGCACTTGTCGGGTCAGGGCGCGCATGATCTCGGCCCCTGCCTGATCGCCGCGCACACGAGCCACGCGCGCGAAGGAATGCGCCGCCTCACGCGACAGGACATAGGCGCCGTCGGCTGTCCGATCAAAGGGCGCGCCCAGCAAGGTCAGGTCGAGGATATGCGCGCGCGCCTCGGAGGTGACCGATTGGGCAATCCGATGGTCCACTGTGCCTGCGCCCGCCCTGACTGTATCGCGCGCATGGGCATCGGCACTGTCCGCCGGGTCCATCGCCGCCGCCACGCCGCCCTGCGCCCAAGCCGAGGACGCGCCTTCGCCCAAGGGTTCCGGAGAGATCATCAGGACCGGACGGGGGGCCAGTTTCAGCGCGGAATATTGCGCCGCAAGACCCGCGCCCACAATGATGACGCGGGACGTTTCGATTGGGGTCATCGCGTCAGCCGGACGGCCTTGCGGAGAAATCAATCATCCGCTGCACGGCGACACGCGCCTTGTCGGCGACGACCGGATCCACCTCTACCGCTCCCTCCATCGTGTGCAGCGACCAGAGCACTTTCTCCAGTGTGATCTTCTTCATGAAGGGACACATGTTGCACGGCCCGACAAAATCTACGTCCGGCAGCGCGTCCGAGATGTTTGCCGCCATAGAGCATTCGGTCACCAGCATCGCCTTTTCAGGTCGCTGCTGGGTCACGTAGTCGATGATTCCACTGGTAGAGCCGGAAAAATCGGCTTCGGCCACCACGTCGGGGGGGCATTCGGGATGGGCGATTATGCGGATATCGGGACTCCATGCACGGAAATCTCGCAGGTCTTGGGCAGTGTATTGTTCGTGCACGATGCAGGACCCGTCCCACCAGACGATCCGCTTCTCCGGCACCAGAGCCGCGATGTTCTGCGCCAAATATTTATCAGGGGTCATGATGACCGTGTCGCTGTCCAGCCCGCGTACGATCTGCGCTGCGTTGGACGATGTGCAACAAATATCCGACGCCGCTTTCACCTCTGCCGTGGTGTTGACATAGGTGACGACCGGGGCACCGGGATATTTGGCGCGCATCTCCGCGATTCCTGCGGCTGTGATGCTT from Antarctobacter heliothermus encodes the following:
- a CDS encoding transposase, whose protein sequence is MRKSRFTEEQIVGILQEYAAGAKVSELCRKHGMSNATLYKWKAKYGGMTVSELRRLKDLEAENAELKRLLADAMLDNAGLKGLLAKNS
- the nadA gene encoding quinolinate synthase NadA → MLDQIALRAELADLYDLSPSTEIARANAHLYRRMDRVVTPPDWAIHAPYVAAINKLKTERGAVILAHNYMTPEIYHGIADVVGDSLQLAIEATKVKADVIVQCGVHFMAETSKILNPSKTVLIPDMEAGCSLAESITAAGIAEMRAKYPGAPVVTYVNTTAEVKAASDICCTSSNAAQIVRGLDSDTVIMTPDKYLAQNIAALVPEKRIVWWDGSCIVHEQYTAQDLRDFRAWSPDIRIIAHPECPPDVVAEADFSGSTSGIIDYVTQQRPEKAMLVTECSMAANISDALPDVDFVGPCNMCPFMKKITLEKVLWSLHTMEGAVEVDPVVADKARVAVQRMIDFSARPSG
- a CDS encoding ATP-NAD kinase family protein, translated to MSRLGLVINPVAGLGGAMARKGSDESDIAARAAAEGRTPLAPLRADRALQAFRQTSDLPILAGPLATEGTTLTGPGAVHGTAEDTAAAVAAMQGKVDLILFAGGDGTARDICAANADGVPILGVPSGVKMHSGVFARSPERAGRMAAAFLADPQRRTEMVEILDLDEAERRAGRLSARLYTVARTPLDSSGARQNPKAGGTDLVGEMDAALASYVAGMAADTVYVLGPGATMMALKDRLGGGTLLGVDLAEKGRVVARDLDESALIARVDGRRVRIVLTVVGGQGFVLGRGNQQISARMLRAAGLPPIDVICGADKLAALQPQELTIDTGDPALDADLSGYWPVTVGPGRKQVMRVVA
- a CDS encoding DDE-type integrase/transposase/recombinase: MDEHQFTERRACRLVGISRSSLVYQARPDRHARLRERLITLSGKHRRYGYRMLHAKLVREGFRVNVKVVERIYREERLWLRRTKRKKIPREAREGNWCPIAPNQRWSLDFTSDALANGRKFRTANLKDDCTRECPAIEVDFSLPGERVVDMLERVARERGYPDILVVDNVLCAE
- a CDS encoding L-aspartate oxidase, encoding MTPIETSRVIIVGAGLAAQYSALKLAPRPVLMISPEPLGEGASSAWAQGGVAAAMDPADSADAHARDTVRAGAGTVDHRIAQSVTSEARAHILDLTLLGAPFDRTADGAYVLSREAAHSFARVARVRGDQAGAEIMRALTRQVHEADHIQVLEGVMATRLEVMGDRVTGVAVARCGDAQSESILLRGAAVLLAGGGSGGLFALTTNPPRIQGQVIGMAARAGARIADAEFVQFHPTALAFGLDPAPLATEALRGEGAILTDRNGERFMLAAHPDAELAPRDIVARAVYAQTKAGLAPALDTRAALGLRIRTDFPAVAAACRQAGVDPVKHPIPVAAAAHYHMGGVATDPQGQSSLPGLWACGEVASTGLHGANRLASNGLLEALVYGQRCALSIDAALPASRSAPTVALPDLPTAEGPDPALVAQLRHAMTEGAGVIRDAQGLSDTLAKIARIEAAQPGCDVLRNMTATATLIAAAALLRRESRGAHFRSDYPEPAGETGERSLFTLTDALTVRDATIRKEPA
- the nadC gene encoding carboxylating nicotinate-nucleotide diphosphorylase, whose amino-acid sequence is MSPSPLPDLILEPLVRAALIEDLGTYGDITTRTVIPAGCTYAAQLNAREAGVVSGLQIAALAFRLVDPALKVTAHKTDGDAIRSGDLLMEISGNAASILSAERVALNFAGRLSGIATLTAAFVAKTAGTKTRITCTRKTTPGLRLVEKQAVLHGGGFNHRFSLSDAILIKDNHIAAAGGIRPVLRAVKAQASHMVRCEIEVDRLDQLAEVLDEGGADVVLLDNMTTQSLVKAVEMTAGRVTLEASGNMRLDRIAEVAATGVGYISSGALTHSAQTLDFGLDF